Proteins encoded together in one Undibacterium sp. CCC3.4 window:
- a CDS encoding PLP-dependent aminotransferase family protein → MFYLSRDSGTSLVEQIVTAVANRIDDKLLRTGARMPSIRQFADEQGVSRFTVVEAYDRLVAHGYLESRRGAGFFVRERAPMLAASASAAATPVLSGSQQLDVVWLVRNMFRQLPPQKMPGSGVLPHDWLDGELVANGLRAISRLNQNLLLHYGVPQGFLPLRQQLQLKLAELEIAAAPEQIVTTSGVTQALDLVAREFTRPGDTIFVDDPAWFLMFGSFAILGAKVIGIPRLHDGPDVAKLAELAAIHKPKLYIINSVMHNPTSTSLSAAKAFQVLKTAELHDFMIVEDDIYCDMHPGTAVQPATRIAALDQLQRVIYLGGFSKSLAANLRVGFIATSPELAIRLSDRKMLSNLTSTEIGERVVYKVLSEGHYRKHVDRIRVKLDAVRDDVTKRLEDIGIKVEYRTPAGMFLWTETGIDTNRLTEQAMEQGYLLAPGSLFSPHQAPSTKMRINIAAMSDSGLWDFLKQALKTA, encoded by the coding sequence ATGTTTTACCTTTCTCGCGATTCCGGCACCTCTTTGGTCGAGCAAATCGTCACGGCAGTAGCCAATCGCATCGACGATAAATTGCTGCGTACCGGTGCGCGCATGCCATCGATACGCCAGTTTGCCGATGAACAGGGTGTCTCGCGCTTCACGGTCGTCGAAGCCTATGACCGCTTGGTTGCCCACGGCTACTTGGAATCGCGCCGCGGTGCCGGATTTTTCGTGCGCGAACGCGCCCCTATGCTGGCCGCTAGCGCTAGCGCTGCAGCAACGCCGGTGCTGAGCGGCAGTCAGCAACTCGATGTGGTTTGGCTGGTCAGAAATATGTTCCGCCAATTGCCCCCGCAAAAAATGCCGGGTTCGGGCGTACTGCCGCACGACTGGCTGGACGGTGAATTGGTGGCCAACGGTTTGCGCGCGATCAGTCGCCTGAACCAAAATTTGCTGCTGCATTACGGCGTGCCCCAGGGTTTTCTACCGTTACGCCAGCAATTGCAACTGAAACTAGCCGAACTCGAAATTGCTGCAGCCCCAGAACAAATCGTCACCACCAGCGGCGTGACTCAGGCGCTCGACTTGGTGGCGCGTGAATTCACCCGTCCCGGCGACACGATTTTCGTCGATGATCCGGCCTGGTTTCTGATGTTCGGTTCGTTTGCCATACTCGGCGCCAAAGTGATAGGCATTCCCCGCCTGCATGATGGTCCCGATGTTGCCAAACTGGCTGAATTGGCAGCGATCCACAAACCCAAGCTCTACATCATCAATTCGGTCATGCATAATCCGACCTCGACCTCGCTGTCTGCCGCCAAGGCCTTCCAAGTCTTGAAAACGGCCGAGTTGCATGATTTCATGATCGTCGAAGATGATATTTACTGCGACATGCACCCCGGAACCGCAGTCCAGCCGGCCACCCGTATCGCTGCACTCGATCAGTTGCAGCGCGTCATCTATCTGGGCGGTTTTTCCAAATCCTTGGCGGCCAATTTACGCGTCGGCTTCATCGCCACCTCGCCTGAACTGGCGATACGCTTGTCCGATCGCAAAATGCTGTCTAATCTGACAAGCACCGAAATAGGTGAACGGGTAGTCTATAAAGTGCTCTCGGAAGGCCATTACCGCAAGCATGTCGACCGCATCCGCGTGAAACTCGATGCGGTACGCGATGACGTGACCAAACGCCTCGAAGATATTGGTATCAAGGTCGAATACCGTACCCCGGCCGGCATGTTCCTGTGGACCGAGACCGGTATCGATACCAATCGACTCACCGAGCAAGCCATGGAACAGGGATATTTGCTCGCGCCTGGCAGCCTATTCTCACCGCATCAAGCTCCATCGACCAAGATGCGCATCAACATCGCCGCCATGTCTGACTCTGGTCTGTGGGATTTTCTCAAGCAGGCTTTGAAAACAGCTTGA
- the htpG gene encoding molecular chaperone HtpG has translation MSEKQTLGFQAEVKQLLQLMIHSLYSNKEIFLRELISNASDAADKLRFEAINNAALFESDSELQIKVSFDKVARTITISDNGIGMTKADAIEHLGTIAKSGTKEFFGKLSGDEQKDAAMIGQFGVGFYSGFIVADRITVESRRAGAGADQGVRWESEGAGEFSIEDIAKASRGTDIILHLREGEDDFLSAWKLKSVIRTYSDHISLPIKMQKEEWDEEKKEQVLLEEFETVNQASALWARSKSEITAEQYEEFYKHVSHDYSAPLTHTHNRVEGRSDYTQLLYIPARAPFDLWDRNKRGGIKLYVKRVFIMDDAEQLMPVYLRFVKGVIDSNDLPLNVSREILQESRDIKAIREGSTKRVLGMLEDLANADGDDAIEKQEKYAGFWKEFGQVLKEGIGEDATNKERIAKLLRFASTHNDSDVQNVSLADYLSRAKEGQDKIYYVTAETYATAKNSPHLEIFRKKGVEVLLLTDRVDEWMLSFLNDFEGKELASVAKGGLDLGTLEDEAEKKHHEETETAFKDLIEKMKAALSDKAKDVRVSLRLTDSPACLVADDNDLSGNLARMLKAAGQAAPDSKPILEVNPDHPLLQKLKYEEARFSDWSHILFDQALLAEGGMLSDPSGFVKRLNELLLTK, from the coding sequence ATGTCAGAAAAACAAACCCTGGGCTTTCAGGCCGAAGTCAAACAATTACTGCAATTGATGATCCACTCGCTGTACTCCAACAAGGAAATTTTCTTGCGCGAGCTGATCTCGAATGCCTCGGATGCCGCGGACAAGCTGCGTTTCGAAGCGATCAACAATGCCGCTCTATTCGAAAGCGACAGCGAACTGCAGATCAAAGTCAGTTTCGATAAAGTCGCGCGCACCATCACGATTTCCGACAATGGTATCGGTATGACGAAGGCCGACGCGATCGAACATCTCGGTACCATTGCCAAATCAGGCACCAAAGAATTTTTCGGCAAGCTCTCGGGCGACGAACAAAAAGACGCTGCCATGATCGGTCAGTTCGGCGTCGGCTTTTACTCCGGCTTCATCGTCGCCGACCGTATCACGGTCGAATCGCGCCGTGCCGGTGCCGGTGCGGATCAAGGCGTGCGTTGGGAATCGGAAGGTGCCGGTGAATTCAGCATTGAAGACATCGCCAAGGCCAGCCGCGGTACCGATATCATCTTGCATTTGCGTGAAGGCGAAGACGATTTCCTGTCAGCTTGGAAATTGAAATCGGTGATCCGCACTTACTCCGACCACATCTCGCTGCCAATCAAAATGCAGAAAGAAGAATGGGACGAAGAAAAGAAAGAGCAAGTACTGCTGGAAGAATTCGAAACCGTCAATCAAGCCAGTGCACTGTGGGCACGCAGTAAATCTGAGATCACTGCCGAACAGTATGAAGAATTTTACAAGCATGTCTCGCACGATTACAGCGCCCCGCTCACACATACCCACAACCGCGTCGAAGGTCGCAGCGATTACACGCAATTGCTGTACATTCCGGCACGTGCCCCATTCGATCTGTGGGACCGTAATAAACGTGGCGGCATCAAGCTCTACGTCAAACGCGTCTTCATCATGGATGATGCCGAACAATTGATGCCGGTGTATTTGCGTTTCGTTAAAGGGGTCATCGATTCCAATGATTTGCCGCTCAATGTGTCGCGCGAAATCCTGCAGGAAAGCCGCGATATCAAAGCGATCCGCGAAGGCTCGACCAAGCGTGTGCTCGGCATGCTGGAAGATTTGGCCAATGCGGACGGCGATGATGCTATCGAAAAGCAAGAAAAATATGCCGGCTTCTGGAAAGAATTCGGCCAGGTGCTGAAAGAAGGCATAGGCGAAGATGCGACCAACAAAGAACGCATCGCCAAGCTGCTGCGCTTCGCCTCCACCCATAACGACAGCGATGTGCAAAACGTCTCGCTGGCCGACTACCTGAGCCGTGCCAAAGAAGGCCAGGACAAGATTTACTATGTCACGGCAGAAACCTATGCGACCGCAAAAAACAGTCCGCATCTGGAAATTTTCCGTAAAAAAGGCGTCGAAGTTTTACTCTTGACCGACCGCGTCGACGAATGGATGCTGTCTTTCCTGAACGATTTCGAAGGCAAGGAATTGGCGTCGGTTGCCAAAGGCGGACTCGACCTCGGCACGCTCGAAGATGAAGCCGAGAAAAAGCACCACGAAGAAACCGAAACCGCGTTCAAAGACCTGATCGAAAAAATGAAAGCCGCGCTCAGCGATAAGGCCAAAGACGTACGCGTGAGCTTGCGTTTGACCGATTCGCCAGCCTGTCTGGTGGCCGACGATAATGATTTGTCCGGCAATCTGGCACGCATGCTCAAAGCGGCTGGTCAAGCTGCGCCCGATTCCAAGCCTATTTTGGAAGTTAACCCCGACCATCCTTTGCTGCAAAAATTGAAATACGAAGAAGCCCGTTTCAGCGATTGGTCGCACATCTTGTTCGACCAAGCCTTACTGGCCGAAGGCGGTATGTTGAGTGACCCTAGCGGTTTCGTGAAACGTCTCAATGAATTGCTGCTGACTAAGTAA
- a CDS encoding DNA-deoxyinosine glycosylase, giving the protein MHRRPAALPPDFKRCFEPVIDAGTRLLILGSLPGEQSLMRNEYYGNKQNRFWQLVGAVIDAELHQLPYPDKLATLLRHGIGLWDVVAQAQRAGSLDSQIRARDDNDLLGLLAQHPGITSIAFNGGTAAKLGLRVLGAQAAHYRIVALPSSSPAYTLAYANKLAAWLALRGF; this is encoded by the coding sequence ATGCACCGTCGCCCTGCTGCCTTGCCACCTGATTTCAAGCGTTGCTTCGAGCCGGTCATCGACGCTGGCACGCGCTTGCTGATACTGGGCAGTTTACCCGGTGAGCAATCTCTGATGCGCAATGAATACTATGGGAATAAGCAAAATCGCTTCTGGCAACTGGTCGGTGCTGTCATCGATGCCGAGTTACACCAACTGCCCTACCCGGATAAACTGGCCACCCTGCTTCGGCATGGCATAGGCTTATGGGATGTCGTGGCCCAAGCGCAGCGCGCCGGCAGTCTCGACAGCCAAATTCGTGCGCGCGATGACAATGATTTGCTCGGTCTGTTGGCACAGCATCCCGGCATCACAAGCATCGCTTTCAACGGCGGCACCGCAGCCAAACTGGGCTTACGTGTGCTCGGCGCACAGGCCGCCCACTATCGCATCGTCGCGCTGCCATCGAGCAGTCCGGCCTATACGCTCGCGTATGCGAACAAATTGGCGGCGTGGTTGGCCTTGCGCGGATTTTAG
- the cysS gene encoding cysteine--tRNA ligase, with amino-acid sequence MDILLYDNWERRLRPFTPLRTDWVGLYCCGPTVYDYAHIGNLRTYLFEDLLRRCLEWNAYTVRHVINITDVGHLVSDGDDGEDKMEKGSRKAGESAWQIAERFTLAFKADLARLNMQAPAIWCKATDHIVEQIDFIACIESKGYTYRTSDGIYFDTSKQDDYGYLARIKRDEIKAGSRVELGEKKHATDFALWKFSPAAEQRQMEWDSPWGRGFPGWHIECSAMSAKYLTPWFDIHCGGEDHISIHHSNEIAQNQACHGTRLANFWMHGYFLQIDAGKMSKSSGDFLRLQTLIDQHIDPLAYRYLCLSAHYRSQMQFSFDALLSAQTALQRLRETFHAWPAGGVADASLLEKFTAFINEDLNVPRALALNWEVLKSGLSDADKKATVTEFDRVFGLGLVDWVPAVIAIPAEVQALAEQRQAARLAKNWAEADRLRVALHALGYEIEDLAGAMHIKPLSAV; translated from the coding sequence ATGGACATTCTTTTATACGATAACTGGGAACGCCGCCTGCGCCCTTTCACTCCTTTGCGCACCGACTGGGTAGGCCTGTACTGCTGCGGTCCAACTGTTTACGATTATGCCCACATCGGGAATCTGCGCACGTATCTGTTCGAAGATCTGCTGCGTCGCTGCCTGGAATGGAATGCTTACACGGTGCGCCATGTGATCAATATCACCGATGTCGGCCATCTGGTGTCCGATGGCGACGACGGCGAAGACAAAATGGAAAAAGGCAGCCGCAAGGCCGGCGAATCGGCTTGGCAAATTGCCGAGCGCTTCACGCTGGCCTTTAAAGCCGATCTGGCGCGCCTCAATATGCAAGCCCCGGCAATCTGGTGCAAGGCCACCGACCATATCGTCGAACAAATTGATTTCATCGCTTGCATAGAAAGCAAGGGCTACACCTATCGTACCAGCGACGGTATTTATTTCGATACCAGCAAGCAAGATGATTACGGCTACTTGGCGCGCATCAAACGTGACGAGATCAAGGCCGGCAGCCGGGTCGAACTCGGCGAGAAAAAACATGCGACCGATTTTGCCTTATGGAAATTCAGCCCGGCCGCCGAACAACGTCAAATGGAATGGGATAGCCCTTGGGGTCGCGGTTTTCCGGGCTGGCACATCGAGTGCTCGGCCATGTCGGCGAAATACCTGACGCCCTGGTTCGATATCCATTGCGGTGGCGAAGACCATATTTCCATTCACCACAGCAATGAGATCGCGCAAAATCAGGCTTGCCACGGCACCCGCTTGGCCAATTTCTGGATGCACGGCTATTTCCTGCAAATCGATGCCGGCAAAATGTCGAAGTCGAGCGGTGATTTCCTGCGCCTGCAAACGCTGATTGATCAACACATCGATCCGCTGGCCTATCGCTATCTGTGCCTGAGCGCGCATTACCGCAGTCAGATGCAATTCAGCTTCGATGCCCTGCTGTCGGCGCAAACAGCCTTGCAGCGTTTGCGCGAAACTTTCCATGCTTGGCCAGCCGGCGGTGTTGCCGATGCAAGTTTATTGGAAAAATTCACCGCCTTTATCAATGAAGATCTGAATGTACCGCGCGCCTTGGCGCTGAACTGGGAAGTGCTCAAGTCGGGTTTGTCGGATGCCGATAAAAAAGCTACCGTCACCGAATTCGACCGCGTGTTCGGTCTCGGCTTGGTCGACTGGGTGCCGGCCGTGATCGCCATTCCGGCCGAGGTGCAAGCCTTGGCCGAACAACGCCAAGCCGCACGGCTGGCCAAAAACTGGGCCGAAGCCGACCGTCTGCGCGTCGCCTTGCATGCCCTTGGTTATGAAATTGAAGACTTAGCCGGTGCCATGCATATCAAGCCGCTGTCGGCGGTTTGA
- a CDS encoding GspE/PulE family protein → MTSTSKRSLNLQQIFTWLMEDGILKKEEVKAKFNEAQGLLKNGPANMHPLTAAAQCKLHSAKPPQGLLTLDWLTEWAARKVHLPFYRIDPLKIDFTSVSDVMSVKYATRFNILPVESTAQTVVVATTDPYNHEWQDEIARISRKEIRLVLANPLEISQYIVQFFSLAKSIKDARKKDSANDLGLRQNFEQLVELGKTNKQVDANDQHIVNIVDWLWQFAFDQRASDIHLEPKRDMATIRFRIDGVLHQVYQVPATVMIAMVARIKLLGRIDVIEKRRPQDGRIKTRTADGQEVELRLSTLPTVFGEKMVMRIFDPEVVVKTLPELGFPINDARRWDVLTKKPHGIILVTGPTGSGKTTTLYTTLKALATTDVNVCTVEDPIEMVEASFNQMQVQASIDLSFSDGIRALMRQDPDIIMVGEIRDLETAEMAVQAALTGHLVLSTLHTNDAPSAIMRLLELGVPYYLLEATIIGILAQRLVRTLCRHCKTPDGEITDAVWQSLVEDWGIAKPSTVYRPVGCPECRQTGFLGRTGLYELLTVTQGFSKLITKEADLSALRAQSIKDQMQPLRIAGALKISEGMTTADEVLKVTSALI, encoded by the coding sequence ATGACCAGCACCAGCAAACGCAGCCTTAATCTGCAACAGATTTTCACCTGGCTCATGGAAGACGGCATACTCAAAAAAGAGGAAGTGAAAGCGAAATTCAATGAAGCCCAAGGCTTGCTCAAAAACGGCCCGGCCAATATGCACCCCTTGACGGCAGCGGCCCAGTGCAAGCTGCATTCGGCCAAGCCGCCACAAGGCTTGCTGACGCTGGACTGGCTGACCGAATGGGCGGCGCGGAAAGTGCACCTGCCGTTCTACCGCATTGACCCGCTGAAAATCGACTTCACTTCGGTGTCGGATGTGATGTCGGTCAAATATGCCACGCGCTTCAATATTCTGCCGGTCGAATCGACGGCGCAGACCGTGGTGGTCGCCACCACCGACCCTTACAATCATGAATGGCAAGATGAAATCGCGCGCATTTCGCGCAAAGAAATTCGCCTGGTGCTGGCCAATCCGCTGGAAATATCGCAGTACATCGTGCAGTTTTTTTCTTTGGCAAAATCGATTAAAGATGCGCGTAAAAAAGACAGCGCCAACGATCTCGGCTTGCGCCAAAATTTCGAACAATTAGTCGAACTCGGAAAAACCAATAAACAAGTCGACGCCAATGATCAGCACATCGTCAATATCGTCGATTGGTTGTGGCAATTCGCGTTCGACCAACGCGCTTCGGATATTCATCTCGAACCCAAGCGTGATATGGCGACGATACGTTTTCGTATCGATGGTGTGCTGCATCAGGTGTATCAGGTGCCGGCAACAGTCATGATCGCCATGGTGGCGCGCATCAAACTCTTGGGCCGCATCGATGTCATCGAAAAGCGCCGCCCGCAAGATGGTCGCATCAAAACCCGCACCGCCGACGGTCAAGAAGTCGAATTACGCCTGTCAACCCTGCCGACCGTGTTCGGCGAAAAAATGGTGATGCGGATTTTCGATCCGGAAGTGGTCGTCAAAACCTTGCCCGAACTCGGTTTCCCCATCAACGATGCACGCCGCTGGGATGTGCTGACCAAGAAACCACACGGTATCATTTTGGTCACCGGCCCGACCGGCTCCGGCAAAACCACCACGCTCTACACCACGCTCAAGGCCTTGGCAACGACCGATGTCAATGTCTGCACCGTAGAAGATCCGATCGAAATGGTGGAAGCCTCGTTCAATCAAATGCAGGTGCAAGCGTCGATCGATTTAAGTTTTTCCGATGGCATACGCGCCTTGATGCGACAAGACCCGGACATCATCATGGTCGGTGAAATCCGCGACCTGGAAACGGCGGAAATGGCGGTCCAAGCCGCCCTGACCGGTCATCTGGTGCTGTCTACCCTGCATACCAATGATGCACCGTCGGCCATCATGCGTCTGCTCGAACTCGGCGTGCCGTATTACTTACTCGAAGCGACCATCATCGGCATTCTGGCGCAGCGTCTGGTGCGCACGCTGTGCCGTCATTGCAAAACACCAGACGGCGAGATCACCGATGCAGTTTGGCAAAGCTTGGTCGAAGACTGGGGCATCGCCAAGCCGAGCACCGTGTATCGTCCGGTCGGTTGCCCGGAATGTCGCCAAACCGGCTTCCTCGGGCGTACCGGCTTGTATGAATTACTCACCGTTACCCAGGGTTTCAGCAAGCTCATCACCAAAGAAGCTGATTTGTCTGCGCTGCGGGCACAGAGCATCAAAGATCAGATGCAACCCTTACGCATTGCCGGTGCCCTGAAAATCAGCGAAGGCATGACTACCGCCGATGAAGTCTTGAAAGTCACGTCGGCGCTGATTTAA
- a CDS encoding glycine zipper 2TM domain-containing protein, whose product MKKLFIVAAIAATSLLSACMSPSNSGSVYRAGQAQIEQNIRMAYVESVRNVTIDKGQTGVGTVAGAALGGIAAGKNIGGGSGAVAAGIVGAIAGGVIGQKIEGSVSQKPGYEITVRLDNGEIKAIVQDADESFRSGERVRLLTSGGTTRVSH is encoded by the coding sequence ATGAAAAAGTTATTTATCGTGGCAGCCATAGCGGCCACGAGCTTATTGAGTGCCTGTATGTCGCCGTCAAATTCGGGCAGCGTATATCGTGCCGGTCAGGCGCAGATTGAGCAGAATATTCGGATGGCTTATGTCGAGTCGGTGCGTAATGTCACCATTGATAAGGGACAAACCGGAGTCGGTACGGTCGCCGGCGCAGCGCTCGGTGGTATCGCTGCGGGTAAAAATATCGGTGGCGGCAGTGGTGCGGTTGCTGCTGGCATCGTCGGCGCGATCGCCGGCGGCGTGATTGGGCAAAAAATAGAAGGCAGTGTCAGTCAAAAGCCTGGTTATGAAATCACGGTGCGACTCGATAATGGCGAGATCAAGGCGATTGTTCAAGATGCCGATGAGTCGTTTCGCAGCGGTGAGCGGGTGCGTTTGTTAACGAGCGGCGGTACTACGCGCGTCTCTCACTGA
- a CDS encoding PLP-dependent aminotransferase family protein, whose amino-acid sequence MKLENPTPIDWKFSVRAEQLQSSVIREILKVTMRPEVISFAGGLPSPETFPVERMKAAFDKVLSTQGKSALQYGPTDGYAPLREFLAASLSTADCSISPDQILMVSGSQQGLDLLGKVLIDEGSKILVETPSYLGALQAFSVYQPEFVSVDTDENGVLPASVAANGAGARLMYALPNFQNPTGRTLSLERRLELVETCARMGIPLIEDNPYGDLCYTGEPLPKMLNMNPAGVIYMGSFSKVLTPGIRLGYVVGPVPLIRKLEQAKQAADLHTAQLTQMVVYEVIKDGFLDQHIPTIRTFYAGQCAVMLDALSRHFPVGVEWTHPEGGMFIWVTLPAHIDSKQLLDEAIQQNVAFVPGGPFYANEGEKNTLRLSFVTVSPERINEGIEKLAKLIKAKM is encoded by the coding sequence ATGAAACTTGAAAATCCTACCCCTATCGATTGGAAATTTTCCGTACGCGCCGAGCAGTTGCAAAGCTCGGTGATACGCGAGATATTAAAAGTGACCATGCGTCCCGAAGTCATTTCTTTCGCCGGTGGTCTGCCTTCGCCGGAAACCTTCCCGGTTGAGCGCATGAAGGCGGCGTTTGATAAGGTTTTGTCAACGCAAGGTAAATCGGCGCTGCAATACGGCCCGACTGATGGCTACGCGCCACTGCGTGAATTTTTGGCAGCCTCGCTGTCTACTGCCGATTGCAGCATTTCACCGGACCAAATTTTGATGGTATCGGGTTCGCAGCAAGGCCTGGACTTGCTCGGTAAAGTGTTGATCGATGAAGGCAGCAAGATTTTGGTCGAGACCCCGAGTTATCTCGGTGCCTTGCAAGCTTTTTCCGTCTACCAGCCGGAGTTCGTCTCGGTTGATACCGATGAAAATGGCGTCTTGCCTGCCTCAGTTGCTGCCAACGGTGCCGGCGCGCGTTTGATGTATGCCTTGCCGAATTTTCAAAATCCTACCGGCCGCACGCTCTCGCTGGAACGTCGCCTTGAACTGGTGGAAACCTGCGCGCGCATGGGTATTCCGCTGATTGAAGATAACCCTTACGGCGATTTGTGCTATACCGGCGAACCCTTGCCGAAGATGTTGAACATGAACCCGGCTGGAGTCATTTATATGGGCTCGTTCTCGAAAGTGCTCACGCCTGGCATTCGTCTCGGTTATGTGGTTGGTCCGGTGCCTTTGATACGCAAGCTTGAACAAGCCAAGCAAGCTGCTGATCTGCATACTGCCCAACTGACGCAAATGGTGGTGTATGAAGTGATTAAAGATGGCTTCCTCGATCAGCACATTCCGACTATCCGTACTTTTTATGCCGGTCAGTGTGCCGTCATGCTTGATGCTTTGAGCCGACATTTTCCGGTTGGCGTGGAATGGACGCATCCGGAAGGCGGCATGTTCATCTGGGTGACCTTGCCGGCACATATAGACAGTAAGCAATTGCTCGATGAAGCGATACAGCAAAATGTTGCCTTCGTACCCGGTGGACCATTTTATGCCAACGAGGGTGAAAAAAATACTTTGCGCCTGTCATTCGTGACCGTGTCGCCGGAGCGTATCAACGAAGGGATAGAGAAATTAGCCAAGTTGATCAAAGCAAAAATGTGA
- a CDS encoding LysE family translocator: protein MPLSEFIAFSLFAWIGSFTPGPNVAIAATTGVNHGLRAALPQVIGVPLGFVILMWAIGSGGAWILQGHATLLFSMKLVGNAYLLWLAWRLCFSATLSNSKSTQALSVPQAAMFQIVNPKAWMMLVAVTSTYAIGQTHFFSRMAWMSLGFAIPCALSVFAWAWMGDKLRQYLQVGQRLRCFNLGMGVALALTAVWMFSL from the coding sequence ATGCCTTTGAGCGAATTCATTGCTTTTTCCTTATTCGCGTGGATAGGTTCGTTTACCCCGGGGCCGAATGTTGCCATCGCCGCCACGACTGGCGTCAACCATGGCTTGCGCGCCGCTTTACCGCAAGTGATCGGTGTGCCACTCGGTTTTGTCATCCTGATGTGGGCGATTGGCAGTGGCGGAGCTTGGATCTTGCAAGGCCATGCCACTCTGTTATTTTCGATGAAACTGGTGGGGAATGCTTATCTGCTGTGGTTGGCTTGGCGCCTGTGTTTTTCGGCAACGCTGTCGAATAGCAAAAGCACGCAAGCCTTGAGCGTGCCGCAGGCGGCGATGTTTCAGATCGTCAATCCGAAAGCGTGGATGATGTTGGTGGCCGTCACCTCCACCTATGCGATAGGACAAACGCATTTTTTCAGTCGCATGGCTTGGATGAGTCTCGGCTTCGCCATACCCTGCGCCCTGAGCGTATTCGCTTGGGCTTGGATGGGCGATAAGTTGCGACAATATTTGCAGGTCGGTCAGCGTTTGCGCTGTTTTAATTTGGGTATGGGCGTGGCACTGGCCTTGACCGCCGTGTGGATGTTTTCTTTGTAG
- a CDS encoding spermidine synthase: protein MLIKRKSIEAEANHRSGPRAAAPKAPRKVRYAPVTLSELDGVRYLHFGTEWVQGAMRLRKPDAIELEYAQQMMCWMLFNPKPEHMVQLGLGTGALTKFCYRQFEQARVTAIELNPSVISICESMFKLPMNDERLNVYEMDALNFVNDPNQHGGVDALQVDLYDATAKGPVLDSAEFYQACAACLKPDGILTVNLFGDHPSYARNLKALRFAFAQVLCLPEVHDGNVVAIAFKQKQSFDFSALYARADEIKSATKLPAKSWVNGLKAACDPL, encoded by the coding sequence ATGCTTATCAAACGAAAATCCATAGAAGCCGAAGCCAACCATCGCTCCGGCCCACGTGCTGCGGCCCCCAAAGCGCCGCGCAAAGTCCGCTACGCACCAGTCACCTTATCTGAACTCGATGGCGTACGCTATTTGCACTTCGGTACAGAATGGGTACAAGGTGCCATGCGCTTGCGCAAACCCGATGCAATCGAACTCGAATACGCCCAGCAAATGATGTGCTGGATGCTGTTCAATCCCAAGCCTGAACATATGGTGCAACTCGGTCTCGGTACCGGTGCACTGACCAAATTTTGCTATCGTCAATTCGAACAGGCGCGGGTAACGGCCATCGAACTCAACCCTTCCGTCATTTCAATTTGCGAAAGCATGTTCAAACTGCCGATGAATGACGAGCGTCTGAACGTCTACGAAATGGACGCCCTCAATTTTGTCAACGACCCGAATCAGCATGGCGGGGTCGATGCGCTACAGGTCGATTTATACGATGCCACCGCCAAAGGACCGGTGCTCGACAGCGCCGAATTTTACCAAGCCTGCGCTGCATGCCTCAAGCCCGATGGCATCCTGACCGTCAACCTGTTTGGCGACCATCCCAGTTATGCGCGCAATTTGAAAGCCTTGCGCTTCGCCTTCGCGCAGGTGCTGTGTCTGCCGGAAGTCCATGATGGTAACGTCGTCGCAATCGCCTTCAAACAAAAACAGAGTTTCGATTTCAGCGCACTGTATGCACGCGCCGATGAGATCAAAAGCGCCACCAAGTTACCGGCCAAATCTTGGGTTAACGGCTTGAAAGCGGCCTGCGACCCGCTGTGA
- a CDS encoding RidA family protein, with protein sequence MPVSERLYALNITLPPVVAPAAAYVMHAQTGNTVFLSGHLAKKDGKVWVGQLGKNITTEEGKLAARGIAIDLIATLQDACGGNLSRVKRIVKVMSLVNSTGDFTEQHLVTNGASELLVEVFGDAGKHARSAFGVAQIPMGACVEIEMIVEID encoded by the coding sequence ATGCCAGTATCCGAACGACTGTACGCGCTCAATATCACTCTGCCACCGGTGGTCGCACCGGCTGCCGCGTATGTGATGCATGCTCAAACCGGCAACACCGTGTTTTTATCCGGTCATCTTGCCAAGAAAGATGGCAAAGTTTGGGTTGGCCAGCTTGGCAAAAATATCACGACGGAAGAAGGTAAACTGGCTGCGCGTGGCATCGCGATCGATTTGATCGCTACCTTACAAGATGCTTGCGGTGGCAATTTGTCGCGCGTTAAGCGTATCGTCAAAGTAATGAGTTTAGTGAATTCTACCGGTGATTTCACCGAGCAACATCTGGTTACTAACGGCGCCTCGGAATTGCTGGTCGAAGTGTTTGGCGATGCCGGTAAGCATGCTCGTTCAGCTTTCGGTGTGGCACAAATTCCTATGGGTGCCTGCGTAGAAATCGAAATGATCGTCGAAATCGACTGA